A part of Rhodamnia argentea isolate NSW1041297 chromosome 8, ASM2092103v1, whole genome shotgun sequence genomic DNA contains:
- the LOC115735436 gene encoding beta-glucosidase BoGH3B-like, producing the protein MAKLSFLSMGMILFLCCCSAAAAARTAPAGQGYSKYKDPGQPVNARIRDLMQRMTLQEKIGQMTQLDRASVTPEILRDYSIGSVLSGGGSVPFPKAKARDWIDMVNSYQNGSLSSRLGIPIIYGIDAVHGHNNVYQATIFPHNVGLGATRDPDLVKRIGAATALEVRATGINYVFAPCIAVCRDPRWGRCYESYSEDPSVVQSMTSIISGLQGEIPAGGRKGAPYLGGNDKVLACAKHYVGDGGTARGINENNTVADWHEMLSIHMPGYYKAIIEGVSTIMVSYSSWNGVKMHANRFLVTDFLKNTLKFRGFVISDWEGIDKITTPADANYTYSVQMGIGAGIDMVMVPYNHTVFIDTLTRLVKADVIPMSRIDDAIERILRVKFMTGLFEKPLGDQTFLSQLGSQEHRDLAREAVRKSLVLLKNGHKADPPVLPLAKNASKILVAGTHANNLGYQCGGWTITWQGGSGNNLTSGTTILGAISKAVDLDTEVVFSENPDPDFVRSHNFSYAIVVVGELPYAETAGDSTNLTLAEPGGDIIQKVCGAVKCVVVVVSGRPVTIEPRVDQMDALVAAWLPGSQGEGVADVLFGDYGFTGKLPRTWFKTVDQLPMNVGDPHYDPLFPFGFGLTTEPTGGQ; encoded by the exons ATGGCGAAGCTCTCATTCCTTTCAATGGGGATGATCCTCTTCCTGTGCTGTTGCTCGGCCGCTGCAGCAGCGAGGACGGCGCCGGCCGGCCAAGGCTACTCGAAGTACAAGGACCCCGGTCAGCCCGTCAACGCCCGGATAAGAGACCTCATGCAGAGGATGACGCTCCAGGAAAAGATTGGCCAGATGACTCAGCTCGACCGCGCCTCGGTCACCCCGGAGATCCTGAGGGACTACTCCATCGGCAGCGTGCTCAGCGGCGGAGGGAGCGTGCCGTTCCCCAAGGCCAAGGCCCGAGACTGGATCGACATGGTGAACAGCTACCAAAACGGCTCTCTCTCCAGCCGCCTCGGGATCCCGATCATCTACGGCATCGACGCGGTCCACGGGCACAACAACGTGTATCAAGCCACTATATTCCCGCATAATGTCGGTCTCGGGGCTACGAG GGATCCGGATCTCGTGAAGAGGATCGGGGCTGCGACCGCACTCGAAGTCAGGGCGACGGGGATTAACTATGTGTTTGCGCCGTGCATTGCC GTATGCAGAGATCCGAGATGGGGCAGATGCTATGAGAGCTACAGCGAGGATCCATCCGTCGTTCAATCCATGACATCAATCATCTCCGGCTTGCAAGGCGAAATTCCCGCCGGCGGGCGGAAGGGAGCGCCTTATCTCGGCGGAAA TGACAAGGTTTTGGCCTGTGCAAAGCACTATGTGGGAGATGGTGGCACCGCAAGGGGCATCAATGAGAACAACACGGTGGCTGATTGGCATGAAATGCTGAGCATCCACATGCCCGGTTACTACAAAGCCATAATCGAGGGCGTGTCGACGATCATGGTCTCGTACTCGAGCTGGAACGGAGTGAAGATGCACGCCAACCGCTTCCTCGTCACGGACTTCCTCAAGAACACCCTGAAGTTCAGG GGCTTTGTGATATCCGATTGGGAAGGGATCGATAAGATCACCACCCCCGCCGATGCAAATTACACGTACTCCGTTCAGATGGGGATCGGAGCCGGGATCGACATG GTCATGGTTCCCTACAATCACACAGTGTTCATCGATACCCTGACCCGACTGGTCAAGGCCGACGTGATCCCCATGAGCCGGATTGACGACGCCATCGAGAGGATCTTGAGGGTGAAGTTCATGACGGGCCTATTCGAGAAACCTCTGGGCGATCAGACCTTTCTTTCGCAGCTTGGAAGCCAG GAGCATAGGGATTTAGCAAGGGAAGCAGTTAGAAAATCACTGGTTCTGTTGAAGAACGGGCACAAAGCGGATCCCCCGGTGTTGCCGCTCGCCAAGAACGCCTCGAAGATACTCGTCGCCGGGACTCATGCCAACAACTTGGGCTATCAATGTGGTGGTTGGACCATCACTTGGCAGGGTGGAAGTGGCAACAACCTAACCAGCG GGACCACCATCCTAGGCGCGATAAGTAAGGCCGTGGACCTCGACACGGAAGTGGTCTTCAGCGAGAACCCGGACCCCGACTTCGTCCGATCGCACAACTTCTCGTACGCCATCGTCGTGGTCGGGGAGCTTCCCTACGCGGAGACGGCGGGAGACAGCACGAACCTGACGCTGGCAGAGCCGGGCGGGGACATCATCCAAAAGGTTTGCGGGGCGGTGAAGTGCGTGGTGGTCGTGGTCTCGGGGAGGCCAGTCACGATCGAGCCGCGCGTGGACCAGATGGACGCGCTGGTGGCCGCGTGGCTGCCGGGGAGCCAGGGGGAAGGGGTGGCCGATGTCTTGTTCGGGGACTACGGATTCACTGGGAAGTTGCCGAGGACGTGGTTCAAGACCGTGGATCAGCTTCCCATGAACGTGGGGGACCCTCACTACGATCCCCTCTTCCCATTTGGTTTCGGGCTTACCACTGAGCCCACTGGGGGACAGTGA
- the LOC115735456 gene encoding beta-glucosidase BoGH3B-like encodes MNVMGRFLVPIITGFLLIYCLAAVTEAKQAKYRDPKQPVSVRIKDLVRRMTLAEKIGQMTQIERTVATPDVMKQYFIGSVLSGGGSVPAPKASPETWVNAVNEIQKGALSTRLGIPMIYGIDAVHGHNNVYNATIFPHNVGLGVTRDPVLLKKIGDATALEVRATGIPYAFAPCIAVCRDPRWGRCYESYSEDHRIVQMMTEIIPGLQGDLPASSPKGVPFVAGKNKVAACAKHYVGDGGTTKGINENNTVIDYNGLLSIHMPAYLDAIRKGVATVMVSYSSWNGKKMHANRDLVTGFLKNKLRFRGFVISDWEGIDRITSPPHANYSYSVQAGVTAGIDMVMVPNKFNEFLDDLTSQVQNNIIPMSRIDDAVRRILRVKFVMGLFEKPLADNSLANQLGSPEHRELAREAVRKSLVLLKNGKSMGKPLIPLPKKAQKILVAGSHADNLGYQCGGWTITWQGLSGNDLTIGTTILNAVKSAVHPDTQVVYNENPDANFVKSNNFAYAIVVVGELPYVETFGDSLNLTISEPGPSTISNVCASVKCVVVVVSGRPVVIEPYVSKIDALVAAWLPGTEGQGIADLLFGDYGFTGKLARTWFRSVDQLPMNVGDPHYDPLYPFGFGLTTKGTKEGDPTYS; translated from the exons ATGAATGTGATGGGGAGATTCTTAGTGCCCATCATCACTGGGTTCCTCTTGATATACTGCTTGGCGGCTGTTACGGAGGCCAAGCAGGCGAAGTACAGAGACCCGAAGCAGCCGGTGAGCGTTCGGATCAAGGACTTGGTGAGGAGGATGACACTGGCCGAGAAGATTGGCCAAATGACCCAGATCGAGCGCACTGTTGCCACGCCCGATGTCATGAAGCAGTACTTCATTG GGAGTGTGTTGAGCGGCGGAGGGAGTGTGCCGGCTCCGAAGGCCTCGCCGGAGACCTGGGTCAATGCGGTGAACGAGATCCAAAAGGGTGCTCTTTCCACCCGACTCGGGATCCCGATGATTTACGGTATCGACGCGGTTCACGGTCACAACAATGTCTACAATGCCACCATTTTCCCGCACAATGTCGGCCTCGGGGTCACCAG AGATCCTGTGCTACTCAAGAAGATTGGGGATGCTACTGCACTTGAAGTCAGAGCAACTGGTATTCCTTATGCTTTCGCGCCGTGCATTGCG GTATGCCGAGATCCGAGATGGGGTCGGTGCTACGAAAGCTACAGCGAGGATCACCGGATTGTCCAGATGATGACCGAGATCATACCCGGTTTACAAGGAGACCTTCCTGCCAGTTCTCCAAAGGGTGTTCCATTTGTCGCCGGAAA GAACAAGGTTGCGGCCTGTGCCAAGCACTATGTCGGAGACGGGGGCACGACAAAAGGCATAAACGAGAACAACACCGTCATCGATTACAATGGACTGCTCAGCATCCACATGCCCGCGTACTTGGATGCCATTAGGAAGGGTGTCGCCACGGTCATGGTGTCGTATTCGAGCTGGAATGGCAAGAAGATGCACGCGAACCGTGATCTTGTTACTGGGTTCCTGAAAAACAAGCTAAGATTCAGG GGTTTCGTCATATCGGATTGGGAGGGCATTGACAGGATCACATCTCCTCCTCATGCTAACTACTCTTACTCTGTTCAAGCCGGAGTCACTGCAGGAATCGACATG GTCATGGTGCCCAACAAGTTCAATGAGTTCCTTGATGACCTGACTTCTCAGGTGCAGAACAATATAATCCCGATGAGTAGGATCGACGATGCCGTGAGGAGGATCTTGAGGGTTAAATTCGTCATGGGACTTTTCGAGAAACCGCTGGCCGATAACAGCCTGGCCAACCAATTAGGAAGCCCG GAACACAGAGAACTGGCAAGGGAAGCTGTGAGAAAATCACTGGTGCTTCTAAAGAACGGGAAATCCATGGGCAAGCCGTTGATTCCGCTTCCTAAGAAAGCACAAAAGATACTTGTTGCCGGAAGTCATGCCGACAACTTGGGCTATCAATGTGGAGGTTGGACAATTACATGGCAAGGACTTAGCGGCAACGATCTCACGATCG GTACCACGATCCTCAATGCGGTGAAGAGCGCGGTCCATCCAGATACACAAGTAGTTTACAACGAGAACCCCGACGCGAACTTCGTGAAGTCCAACAACTTTGCATACGCCATTGTCGTCGTAGGGGAGCTGCCTTATGTAGAGACATTCGGCGATAGCTTGAACTTGACCATCTCCGAGCCCGGGCCAAGCACTATCAGCAATGTGTGCGCGTCTGTCAAGTGCGTGGTGGTCGTCGTCTCAGGCCGCCCTGTCGTCATCGAGCCCTATGTCTCGAAGATAGATGCCCTGGTGGCCGCTTGGCTTCCCGGGACCGAAGGCCAGGGAATCGCCGATCTCCTGTTCGGCGACTATGGTTTCACCGGCAAGCTAGCGCGGACGTGGTTCAGGAGCGTGGATCAGCTGCCGATGAACGTGGGGGACCCGCATTATGACCCGCTCTACCCATTCGGGTTCGGCCTGACGACCAAAGGCACCAAGGAGGGCGATCCTACATATTCTTGA